The following DNA comes from Thermomicrobiales bacterium.
CAAATGTGCGCACATCGAAGAAATTGGCGCACATCCAGTCGCGTGCCCGGTTCACATCCTCGCGTGGCTGCTTCGTGCCGCTTGGCTTGACGCCAAGATCGGTGTAGGCCCGCTCGTGTTGCGCATTGAGCGCAATCCCCTTGTCCTGCACGTAAATCTTGTAGCGCTCTTCCGTCCCGCGCACCGCATCCACGAAATCGCGCACCTTGCGCTTGATCGCCACATCCGTCACCAACCCCTGCATCGTCTCCGGATCCACCCGCGGCAGATTCCCCGCATCTGGATCGCCATTCGGGTTTCCGTCGCTCACATCGAACAACAGCACCGCATCGTGTCGCTTCGTCACGTCGGTATGCACAGTCGTCATCGAACTCCCATTCCTTTCATGTCTCGTGTCGTTCGCGTTTGTCGTAGCGGACCTCTGTATCCGCCCTCCGTCATTCCGACCGAAGCGGAGGAATCTCTTGTTCCCTGAATCCCAAGTCCCCGGGGCTACACCTCGTCGTTGGAGGCAGCTTCGTTCCGCGCTTTCGCATCTCGCGCTGCCCGCCGGTTGGCCGCCCGCTGGTGATAGAACCCCAACGCGAACAACCCTTGCTCCTCCAATGTCAATGTCTTGGGAAAGCTCGCCAGCGGCGCGGTGATTTCTTCCAGTTCCTGCTCCAACCGGTAGTGCGCGCCCGGCATGTCTCGCCGCAGCTTGCCCATGTGCGCCTGCGCTCCATGCAGCAACGTGCCGAACACCGAGGCCGGCGCGCTCGATGCCGAACCGTAGAACTTGTCCACGATGCCGGCGTTCGCGTTGCGAATCGCCAACCCCTGGATCTGATCGAGCGCGGCGAGCAATCGACCGCACAAATACGCCGGATTGATGTTCTCCTGATCGAGATCGGACATCGTCGTTTCGTCTCCTTCATTCCCTTGGGAACACAACACCATCTTGATGAGCATCGCCCGCTCGCGCGTCACATCCTGTGCGGCGCGGTTGCGTCGCACTGCCAGGTACAGCAAGTCCATCGGCAACGGTGAGCCCACCAACGCCAACCGGATCAGCGAGCGGGAAACGACCGGCGGCGGATCGTCCTTGCGTGAATCGCGCACCGTCGCTCCAGTCAGGCGATAGAGTGCAACTGCTTCTCCCGGCGATCCGTCCCACTCCACCATCTGCTGCAACGCGAAATACCGTCCCAGCCGGGTCTTGGCATCGCCCACCGACGTGTCGATCCAATCCCGCACCACCAGCCGCGCTCCGCTTGCCCCGAGCCCAACCCCGAAAAACGGCGTCGGGTCGAGCTCGAGCGCGGCGGCGGTCCCCCGTTTCCACGCGTCCAGCAGTGATCGCACCACCACCTGATGCTCATCGGGATTCAGAAACAGGCTGACTGGCGCAAAGTCCACATCCCGCCTCGTCCAGAACGCATAGGCCCCCTCTTTCATCCAGAGCGAGGTGCGTTTGTCGGCCAACAGCGCATTCAACGCATTGCCATACGCCTCCGCGCATGACTGGCACATCGGCGCAATCTGCGATGCCGTCAGCCCGTACGATTCGAACGCCGCCGCGTTGGCCGAAACCAGGTCTTTCAGGATCTGGCCCCCAGGCACCCCTTTGATCTTGATGGGGTGCCGTTCCAGCGCGGAACGTTGCTGCCCACAACCGATGCACGTCAGCAGCGCCGCGTTGTCGCCGTCCTCTTCCGCGCTGTTCATACTGGCCCAGAACGCGCGCACCGATGGCAAGTCGATCGGCCGCTCCCGCTCGGGTCCAATCTCGAATGTGATCGTTCCTGTGGGGTCAAAATCCGCCGGCAATGGCAACGTGTCGCGATCGAGCGCCGCCAGAAAGCTGCTCACCGCGGCCACCGAGGGTTCGCCCGTTGCCTCCCGGCATTGATCGACCAGTTCCACGAACTGGGTATGCTGTTGCTCCGCGCGGCCGCCTTTGGCGCCATCCCCGGCAAGACCCAGCACATAGGGCGCCGTATCTGCCAGCAACTTGGGCCGGATTCCCACAGTGCGCTTTACATGCGGCGCCAGCATCGGCAGACCGCGCTTGAGCTTCTTGTCCTGGGGCGAGGAAAGATCGCGCATCGTTCCCACCATCGTGCCGTCGGCTCGCAGCGCAATCAGATAGCGAATCGGTTGCTCTTGATACATCGGCGGTGGCAGCGCCAATCGGTCTTCCGCGTAAGCGCGCAACTCCTGAATCAACATCTCAGGCCGCCGCTCTTGCCAGTGCCGGCACACGCAAGACCCCACGCTCCAATCGGGCATCGAAGAAGATCGGCTTGGCCGCGCCGTTGCCCCCTGGGACAAATGCGAGATCGTGCAACATGCG
Coding sequences within:
- a CDS encoding type I CRISPR-associated protein Cas7 is translated as MTTVHTDVTKRHDAVLLFDVSDGNPNGDPDAGNLPRVDPETMQGLVTDVAIKRKVRDFVDAVRGTEERYKIYVQDKGIALNAQHERAYTDLGVKPSGTKQPREDVNRARDWMCANFFDVRTF
- the cas8c gene encoding type I-C CRISPR-associated protein Cas8c/Csd1, with protein sequence MLIQELRAYAEDRLALPPPMYQEQPIRYLIALRADGTMVGTMRDLSSPQDKKLKRGLPMLAPHVKRTVGIRPKLLADTAPYVLGLAGDGAKGGRAEQQHTQFVELVDQCREATGEPSVAAVSSFLAALDRDTLPLPADFDPTGTITFEIGPERERPIDLPSVRAFWASMNSAEEDGDNAALLTCIGCGQQRSALERHPIKIKGVPGGQILKDLVSANAAAFESYGLTASQIAPMCQSCAEAYGNALNALLADKRTSLWMKEGAYAFWTRRDVDFAPVSLFLNPDEHQVVVRSLLDAWKRGTAAALELDPTPFFGVGLGASGARLVVRDWIDTSVGDAKTRLGRYFALQQMVEWDGSPGEAVALYRLTGATVRDSRKDDPPPVVSRSLIRLALVGSPLPMDLLYLAVRRNRAAQDVTRERAMLIKMVLCSQGNEGDETTMSDLDQENINPAYLCGRLLAALDQIQGLAIRNANAGIVDKFYGSASSAPASVFGTLLHGAQAHMGKLRRDMPGAHYRLEQELEEITAPLASFPKTLTLEEQGLFALGFYHQRAANRRAARDAKARNEAASNDEV